One genomic region from Streptomyces sp. NBC_00457 encodes:
- a CDS encoding serine/threonine-protein kinase yields MRPVGSKYLLEEPLGRGATGTVWRARQRETAGAEAAVAGQPGETVAIKVLKEELASDPDIVMRFLRERSVLLRLTHPNIVRVRDLVVEGDLLALVMDLIDGPDLHRYLRESGPLTPVGASLLTAQIADALAASHADGVVHRDLKPANVLLAQQGGQMHPMLTDFGIARLADSPGLTRTQEFVGTPAYVAPESAEGRPQTSAVDIYGAGILLYELVTGRPPFAGSSALEVLHQHLSAEPRRPSTVPDALWTVIERCMRKNPDQRPSAENLARGLRVVAEGIGVHANSAQIAAAENVGALLAPDPAPATVPGSGIPGSADPTQVLPHGNYDPNAATSVMPHTSGPAGAADPTAVLPNRGAADPTAVMPPVPQGQPGQQPGRPDDPHPWQNQMRAARDRNEQTQVQHLDPNQDPLRRRPQRQVARPQQPPPQPQQQQQPSRRQQRRQQQPQQGYGYPPQQQPQQYAPQQPQRYAPPQQPQQPQREPRQPRQRSANRMRIPGLGCLKGCLFSIVILFVAGWLVWELSPLQEWIGTGKSYWDQIGDMFSTVSGWVEDLGGGSSGTN; encoded by the coding sequence GTGCGGCCGGTAGGCAGCAAGTACCTGCTCGAGGAGCCGCTCGGACGCGGCGCCACGGGCACCGTCTGGCGAGCCCGTCAGCGGGAGACCGCGGGCGCCGAGGCGGCCGTGGCAGGCCAGCCCGGCGAGACCGTCGCGATCAAGGTCCTCAAGGAAGAGCTCGCAAGCGATCCCGACATCGTGATGCGCTTCCTGAGAGAGCGGTCCGTCCTGCTCCGGCTCACCCACCCGAACATCGTCCGGGTCCGTGACCTGGTCGTCGAGGGCGATCTGCTGGCCCTGGTCATGGATCTGATCGACGGCCCCGACCTCCATCGCTACCTGCGCGAGAGCGGCCCCCTCACCCCCGTCGGCGCCTCCCTGCTCACCGCGCAGATCGCCGACGCGCTCGCCGCCAGCCACGCCGACGGCGTCGTCCACCGCGACCTGAAGCCGGCCAACGTCCTGCTCGCCCAGCAGGGCGGCCAGATGCACCCGATGCTGACCGACTTCGGCATCGCGCGCCTCGCCGACTCCCCGGGCCTGACCCGCACCCAGGAGTTCGTCGGCACGCCCGCGTATGTCGCGCCCGAGTCCGCCGAGGGCCGCCCGCAGACCTCCGCCGTCGACATCTACGGCGCCGGAATCCTGCTGTACGAGCTGGTCACCGGCCGTCCGCCGTTCGCCGGCAGCTCGGCGCTCGAAGTCCTGCACCAGCATCTGAGCGCCGAACCGCGCCGCCCCTCCACCGTCCCCGACGCGCTGTGGACGGTCATCGAGCGCTGTATGCGCAAGAACCCGGACCAGCGGCCCAGCGCCGAGAACCTCGCCCGCGGCCTGCGTGTCGTCGCCGAGGGCATCGGGGTGCACGCGAACTCCGCGCAGATCGCCGCCGCCGAGAACGTCGGTGCGCTCCTCGCCCCCGACCCGGCGCCCGCGACCGTACCCGGATCGGGTATCCCAGGTTCCGCCGATCCCACGCAGGTGCTGCCGCACGGGAACTACGACCCGAACGCCGCGACCAGCGTCATGCCGCACACCAGCGGCCCGGCCGGCGCCGCTGACCCCACCGCCGTACTGCCGAACCGCGGCGCGGCGGATCCGACCGCCGTCATGCCGCCGGTGCCGCAGGGGCAGCCGGGGCAGCAGCCCGGGCGGCCCGACGACCCGCACCCCTGGCAGAACCAGATGCGGGCGGCCCGCGACCGCAACGAGCAGACGCAGGTCCAGCACCTCGACCCCAACCAGGACCCCCTGCGCCGCCGGCCCCAGCGGCAGGTCGCCCGGCCGCAGCAGCCACCGCCGCAGCCTCAGCAGCAGCAGCAGCCGTCGCGCCGACAGCAGCGGCGGCAGCAGCAGCCGCAGCAGGGTTACGGCTATCCGCCGCAGCAACAGCCGCAGCAGTACGCCCCTCAGCAGCCTCAGCGGTACGCGCCGCCCCAGCAGCCGCAGCAGCCCCAGCGCGAGCCCCGGCAGCCGCGGCAGCGCAGCGCCAACCGGATGAGGATCCCCGGTCTCGGCTGTCTGAAGGGGTGCCTGTTCTCGATCGTCATCCTGTTCGTCGCGGGGTGGCTGGTCTGGGAGCTGAGCCCCTTGCAGGAGTGGATCGGCACGGGCAAGAGCTACTGGGACCAGATCGGCGACATGTTCAGCACGGTCTCCGGGTGGGTCGAGGACCTGGGCGGCGGGAGTTCCGGCACCAACTGA